One window of Tepidanaerobacter acetatoxydans Re1 genomic DNA carries:
- the yabQ gene encoding spore cortex biosynthesis protein YabQ — MSLWEIKPQVILIMTSLIIGLVTGLLFDIYRRIRNLLSPGLYLTVLGDLCFWAIITIITFTSLLDVSSGQVRGYIFLCIMLGLSFYLRFISRYVIYFFIELDILASIIVRKMLSFINKIYKCKFFRIVGRIYSDARRIFLKTKRK, encoded by the coding sequence TTGAGCCTTTGGGAGATAAAACCACAGGTCATACTCATAATGACTTCCTTAATTATAGGACTAGTTACAGGACTGTTGTTTGACATATATCGGCGCATAAGAAATTTACTTTCCCCCGGACTTTATCTTACGGTCCTCGGGGATTTGTGTTTTTGGGCAATCATAACAATTATTACGTTTACATCACTTTTGGATGTAAGTTCAGGTCAAGTCCGCGGATACATTTTTTTATGCATTATGCTCGGATTATCTTTTTATCTTCGCTTTATAAGTCGATATGTAATTTATTTTTTTATTGAGTTAGATATTTTGGCAAGCATAATCGTTCGAAAGATGTTATCATTTATAAATAAAATATATAAGTGCAAGTTTTTTCGAATTGTCGGTAGGATATACTCCGATGCTAGGCGAATTTTTTTAAAAACAAAGCGGAAATAA
- a CDS encoding FtsB family cell division protein — protein sequence MKGKRKFKIRHLLFLLFLIYVASTLAMQQFKITKLAQQEAQLKARMKEVTEQREELEEEISLLHTDEYIEGVARDELGLVKPGEYIYKGVESPKE from the coding sequence ATGAAAGGCAAAAGGAAATTTAAAATCCGTCACTTACTATTCTTGCTTTTTTTAATATATGTGGCATCTACCTTAGCGATGCAACAGTTCAAAATTACTAAGTTAGCACAGCAGGAAGCACAGCTAAAAGCCAGGATGAAAGAGGTGACAGAGCAAAGAGAAGAGCTTGAAGAGGAGATAAGTCTTCTACATACCGACGAGTATATCGAAGGTGTTGCCCGCGACGAGTTAGGGCTGGTAAAACCTGGAGAATACATATATAAAGGTGTTGAAAGTCCAAAAGAATAA